The segment tctcatatgattatccttaagtattgcgcgtttaggcaatactgatatcacatgcttaggtgatatcctgtcatcacaagattgatgtgatggacatttgtatcacatgtttaggtgatacttcatatcttgtgattaggtgatatgattttctaagatgagaatttaaatctttctcatatatccttaagtattgcgtgtttaggaaATACTGATATCatatgcttaggtgatatcctgtcatcacaagattgacgtgatggacatttgtatcatgtgtttaggtgatatgattttctaagatgagaatttaaatctttctcatatatccttaagtattgcgtgtttaggcaatactgatatcacatgcttaggtgatatcttgtcatcataagattgacgtgatggacatttgtatcacgtgtttaggtgatacttcatatcatgtgattaggtgatatgattttctaagatgagaatttaaatctttctcatatatccttaagtattgcgtgtttaggcaatactgatatcacatgcttaggtgatatcttgtcatcacaagattgacgtgatggacatttgtatcacgtgtttaggtgatacttcatatcatatgattAGGTGGTATGATTTTCTAGAATGTCTAaaatgctaactatcatttgaattgtgatgcttgaatatattgtttacattcatcttacctagctaagagggagtgttaatgcatgatagcttcggtaagataaatgattgaatgagagataaatgaagtctctcattcaatcatttatcatatggataactatgataaaaccttcaagcaattaattcctctttgatagccattctacatttgcatataaataacctATTCAGTTTGATCAAACCCTTAACATTGATAATCATATTATATcttttgtttatgttcatcgattTTAATCTTGCACTCCGATTTATATCGACTAACATAAGTGAcaataaataaatgactaatcaaggcaccgattaatatcgggttgcATATCGGGTGGCATAATAAAGgttaccgatagttatcggttgttaagccTACATCGATAGTatcggttgttaaggctaacatgccgataactatcggctgttagtaTCGTGCAAACACCAATAGTTATCGGTTGATTAAAGGTTAAGCATACACCGATATTTATCGGTTGTTAAAATATAAACATGCACTGGTTGACATTGGTTATTAATATGCATCGTTTGTTAGTTATATAATTAGCAAAGaagcacgatcaagtaatgtcttgatcgatcatgaccgatcaaggcattgcttggtCATACCCCGCTTGCTATATATATATCGAATGACATTTGTGAGAAAGGACATagaaattaataaatgctcctctcacctgccatacaaaagaagataatcagatttatcatataaatagataatacatagatcaagaaaatataactagAATATATCTTGCACATTGAACagagaattgaacatcatttacacttTTGAGTTTGCAACACTTCGAACAAGGTTGGGTTAAATTTAGAAAACCGTACTAGAAATAATCCTTTAAGCAAATGAATGAACGAGTTATTTTCTCTTTTGTAAGTGTTGAATGACAGTTTTTAAAGTCCCAAGTATGCTGGTAGAGTATCTGCTTGATGCACATGTTATTGCTGTATTAGAGTAGTAGTGATAATCTGCATTAAATCTTATCATTATGTCCTAAGAAATGGTAGGGGTCTCCAACTTACCCACATGGATCAGTGAACACGAAAATAACGTAGCTAAAAGTTTTGCTTTTTCTTAATTTCATTGTAACATTTGCATAGTCCAATGACAGATTCCATACAAATACCTTGCGATCCAAGGAATTTCATAGGGCAAACCAGGACATAGGTCAATTGTTGCACATATATGTGTATAGGTGGAGACTGATCTGCTTAGACTTTATCTGCTACCAAGTCAATAATCCTAAATGTATTTACAATGATTTCAGAGTACTGTTTCTCCGTAAATGCAAGACAAGATTTGATAATTTGACTTACATTTGAGTTTGCAACACTTCGAACAAGGTTGGGTTAAATTTAGAAAACTGTACTAAAAATAATCCTTTAAGCAAATGAATGAACGAGTTATTTTCTCTTTTGTAAGTGTTGAATGACAGTTTTTAAAGTCCCAAGTATGTTGGTAGAGTATCTGCTTGATGCACATGTTATTGCTGTATTAGAGTAGTAGTGATAATCTGTATTAAATCTTATCATTATGTCCTAAGAAATGGTAGGGGTCTCCAACTTACCCACATGGATCAGTGAACACGAAAATAACGTAGCTATAAGTTTTGCTTTTTCTTAAATTTCATTGTAACATTTGCATAGTCCAATGACAGATTCCATACAAATACCCTGTGATCCAAGGAATTTCATATGGCAAACCAGGACATAGGTCAATTGTTGCACATAGATGTGTATAGGTGGAGACTGATCTGCTTAGACTTTATCTGCTACCAAGTCAATAATCCTAAATGTATTTACAATGATTTCAGAGTACtgtttctccttaaatgtgtttaaATATAGTCTCAGTCGTAACACATAGAAAACTAATTCTGTTCTCTAATTGTCTCAGCACACAGAATAATAATTTTGTTATTTGCGATTTAATTAAGATTGGATTTTAGTTAAGAATTAAACTAACAAATTTGTTATGCAACGTCTTTAGCTGATTAAGGTAATAGCCGGTGTAGAAGGATcatggctccacacaggggtcacgaccctatgtggaaccacgtggttccacataggatcgtgaCCCCCTGTGGAGGCATGATCCCATGGAAAATAAACGATATATATACGCCACCCTCCCTGATGGTTCCATGGTGGAAGATACACAGTGATCAGTGGTAGATATATTCAGTTACTTTTCGTATCTACAGAGGCAAATCGATAAAAGACACAAATCAGTTTTACATTCCTTCAATCATATGCTAACATTCTAAACTTGACGTCACAGCAAATCAGATTGCTTAGTAAATCTATAATAGTCTATTtatatttacatggtatcagagcctaactacttAAGATCTGAATAGATTGAAAGcgaagtttacaaaattgaagagttctaaaatggcgaacacaatcagattcgaggacagactcgaaggagcagcaaattttgtggcttggaaagtcagaattatgatagtgttaaaagagaacaaagtaatcaaattcataaaagaagacaagCCCGAACCTGAAGACGAACCTGAGAAAACTGTATGGAATGAGGGAAATGATAAAGCTGTAAAAATCATGATAGATGCAGTAAGGGATCACATAATaccacttatattaaaatatgacaacgcatatgaaatgttcaaaacccttgaaaggacgtatgaaataaacaatccgagcaaaaccctagctctaaaaagacagttgaaccacataagtataaataaaggtgaaacaataaactcatacttcatgaggataggttcactcagagatcaactgcaaaaacttgattatcatgtcgagaagcaagaactatcaatgattacCCTAGACGGATTACCTGAATCCtgggaatcattcaaacaaggcataaatgcaagggataaattcatagaatttgatcgactaagggatgactgtctccttgaagaatcaaggcaaatgaaagggggaaatcacaaaactaaagatgaggacctccacattctgaatactgactcccgtaagaaaggcaagaagagaaacttcaagaagagaaAATCCCATCATGGGAAAAGCTTTCATAAGAAAGACATGTCAAAAATCCAATGTCATAGATGTGATTAGTACGGACATATGTCATTTAATCGTCTTGACAAAGTAAAACAACAGGCATCATTTGCCAAAGTAGAGAGGAACACAAAACTTGAATCTAAGAAGTTTGTATTATATTCAGCACTATCAAGTCaagcttcaaacaagtctaacacttgggtgatagacagtggatcgtcAAGACATGTCCCCGGATTCAGAGAATTTCTAGACTCAATGGAAAAGGGATCAAATGAAGAAGTAACAATAGGGGATGACTGCACATCCTGTAAAAGGTGTCGGGACATGTACAATCAAACTGAAGTCTGGAATCTCAATCCAACTCAGCGGGGTACTATTTGTACCAGGCATAAAAAGGAGCTTAGTCTCTATCTCTGCACTTGAGGATGACGGATATAGAGTCTCATTAATAGAAGGAAAGGTAATGACATGGCCAAAAACAGCcaccttcaaaagagcacaagtgattggttacagacaagggcacctatatgaattgtgtaatgagccaaatcaaaccttacttcatgaagtcatagatcaagcaaaactttggcatagaagactagggcacttaCATTTCATGCTCTACCCTCTATGGAGAAATTAGTCACTGGACTACCTAAACTAAAGCCAATTCATTCAGATGTTTGTAAAGGATGTGCACTAGGGAAAAACACTAAAAGCGCTTTTCCCTGCAGTTCTAGAAAAACTAAAGGAGTACTAGAACTAGTTCACTTTGACTTATGTGGGCCTATGTCTAAACCATCACTAGGAAACGCATTATACTATGTAATCTTTGTAGAcgatttttctaggaaaacttggatttatttccttaaaagtaaagaatctgaagatattcttaggaaatttaatgagttcaaatctattacagaaaatcactctgtaggaaaatcaaaactcttaggactgacaatggtagggaatacacatcagaagtatttaaagagttttgtaaagatgctgggattaagagggagttcactgtaccctacaatcctcaacaaaatggggttgctgaaagaaaaaatacAACAATAGTAGAAGCTGCAAGAGCTATGTTGTTAGATCAAAACCTAGAAACTGCACTTTGGGGAGAAGCCACTAATACCGctgtatacattcaaaacagatgtcctcactcatattggtgacaaaactcctgaagaagtctttactggaattaaccctgatattagccatctcaaaatatttggatgtcctatttatattcatatacctaaggagaaaagaactaaattagaacctactggacagaaagggatttttgtaggatatagtgaaacatctaaagcctaccgaatattcatccttggtcaaagacaaatagaattaagcagagatgtcatatttgaggaaGATATAGCTATTAACAAAACAAGGAGTTCCATCACACCTGAAATCCCATCTAATTCCATTAATTTGGAAGAAGATTCTCTTTCTGAAACTTAGAGGGAGCATCCTGAGGATAACACCTTGGAACTTGAGAACACTACAACAAAGAATCCCAAGAAGAGACCACCATGGGCCACTAAAACAGTACAGGAAGCAGAATCCTTTGCAGCACCTAGAGGAACagttagagaaagcaaaagaccttaaAAGTTTTCTAGCTATGTTACTCTAATGACGGACCTCATAAATGCTGAACCTTCAAGTGCCGGAGAGGCTCTGAAAcagcaagtatggaaggatgccatgatagaggaatatcaatctatcttaaagaatgatgtgtggaaaattgtgcctagacctaaaggaaaatcagttgtatcttctaaatggctctttaaaattaagcatgcttttatagaaaaacataaggcaagatttgttgctcgaggcttctctcagaaggaaggaattgactatgaagaaacatttgcacctgttgcacgatacacttctgtcagaacaatcctggctatagcagcatctaaaggatggaaagttcatcaaatggatgtaaaaactgcatttttgaatggaacaattgaagaagtatatctagagcaacctgagggatttgaggtaaataatgctaaaacacatttatgcaagttagagaaagcactgtatggattaaaacaagctcccagagcatggtacgaagaattgacagttacttattagagataggtttctctaaaaacattgctgatccaaatctgtatttcaaaataatcaaaggtgaaatgttgatactcatattatatgtagatgacttattaattacaagtgaagatcatctcattgcaaaatgcaaacaggaactagcttcagagtttgagatgaaggatttaggtctactccattatttccttggattagaagtatggcaaaaaccagatggtatttatctaaatcaaggtaaatacaccattgacattctgaagagatttggaatgatgaattgtaagccaatgtcatctcctatggaaacaaacctacataaactaaaagaagctatagcagattccaaatttgcagacccaacattatacagacagattattggatcattaatgtacctagtcaataccagacttgatatatgttatgcagtaaatgcactcagccaacacatggttgaacccaaagaaatacacttggttgcagtaaagcatatattgagatatctacaaggtaccttggactatggactgcattatgaacacactgcattgaacctacatggatactCTGATTCAGACTGGGTTGGAAGCGTGAtagacaagaagagcacttcaggatgttgtttcaaCTTAGGGTCagctatggtatcttggatctGCAGAAAACAATCTTCCGTAGCTTAGAGCTCCATAGAGGCTGAATATATAGCTGCATCCATGGCAGCTAAGGAAGCagtatggttgaggaaattgatagtaggactgtttggtgaaagtctgaagcctactatcattcattgtgacaatcagagctgcattaaactttcagtgaatccagtttttcatgatagatccaagcacattgagatcccatatcactatgtaagagacatgacagagagaaaggtaataagactggaatatgtcaatacaggagacaagacagctgacattctcaccaaacccctagcaagagtgaaaattgatcacttcaagaggtatcttggtatggttaaaatgtaattgatgtcTAAAATTTATGTAAACTTCTTAGTCATATATTTGAGTATAGGAAGTATGTAACCTTTCCCTGTGTTCACTcctaaaggatgacgattctttagttaatgaacacttgtattttaacattgtaaggtgacgatcttataaatgtttggaagatcatataaactgaaaatcagacaacttgaatatcagtaatatgataagttatagtagacattatATAAGCggattaatgtcagtgcacatactataacagggatatcaaagtgagtatatccttagtatcacaggctgatacttaAACTTGGATATCAAATTGAGTATATCCTTAGTTTCACCTAGGTGATGTGATTCTCATGAGCTCAGTTAAGTTTTAGGTctatactcctaagactaagagggagtgttaaaataTAGTCTCAGTCGTAACACACAGAAAACTAATTCTGTTCTCTAATTGTCTCAGCACACAGAATAATAATTTTGTTATTTGCGATTTAATTAAGATTGGAATTTAGTTAAGAATTAAACAAACAAATTTGTTATGCAACGTCTTTAGCTGATTAAGGTAATAGCCGGTGTTTCCAtgggatcgtggctccacacaggggtcacgaccctatgtggaaccacatggttccacataggatcgcgacCCCCTGTGGAGGCATGATCCCATGGAAAATAAACGATATATATACGCCACCCTCCTTGATGAACATGGTGGAAGATACACAGCGATCAGTGGTAGATATATTCAGTTACTTTTCGTATCTACAGAGGCAAATCGATAAAAGACACAAATTGGTTTTACATTCCTTCAATCATATGCTAACATTCTAAACTTGACGTCACAGCATATCAGATTGCTCAGTAAATCTATAATAgtctatttatatttacaaaatgcAAGACAAGATTTGATAATTTGACTTACATTTGAGTTTGCAACACTTCGAACAAGGTTGGGTTAAATTTAGAAAACTGTACTAGAAATAATCCTTTAAGCAAATGAATGAACaagttattttctcttttgaagtgTTGAATGACAGTTTTTAAAGTCCCAAGTTTGTTGGTAGAGTATCTGCTTGATGCACATGTTACTGCTGTATTAGAGTAGTAGTGATAATCTGCATTAACTTTTTTGTCCTAAGAAATGGTAGGGGTCTCCAACTTACCCACATGGATCAGTGAACACGAAAACAATGTTATCGAGGTGAGGAACCCTGGCAAGATGTTTCAAAAGATGTCTTtccccaaaaaaattcaaatttctgaTTTATATTGATTGACATCACCTTTCTGGTTTAATTTCTGACCTTATCAATTTACTTTATTATTCTACTTTTAgtaatttaatttctttttcataaaCTGGCTTGCTTGTACCATCTGTTTAAAGTATCCTTTTCAAGTTTATCCCAGAGTTCAATTGGTAATTTCATATGCACGATTTGTGTAATAAATTAATGATCTTTTCACATCACATTTGAATAATGCTATCAATTTGAGTTTGGTATTAACTTTTTTTTTCTATTCTCTGTGTTGAAGGCAATAAGCCAAAGACTATCTGAACGTAGAAGTGGATAGAGGTGGTGTGCTAGAAATATTATTGAGAAAGCTAATCAGAGTATTCTTCTAACTTGGTTTATTCTGTCCATGTTTTTAGGGTTCCCTTGTCTGGATCTTGTGAAGTGAGTTTTGAAGATCTAGATAAACTTCCTGAACAAAATATAGGTAGAGTTTCTGTTGAATTTCTGCCTTTATTGTTAGATATATGTTCATAGGTATATGCTGCAGAAAGTTTTAATGCACTTATTCAATGAGTATAGATTTATAAAATTGtatcaccagtttgtccaacttttatattcttttttttctGCTTTTGCAAATTACACAGGCAAGAAAAGGAAAAAGGTTTCTCAAAGTCATGCAGATATTGGGGACTCTTCTGGTCTGGATGCATCAACCAATGCAGCCACTCTTGGGGAGAAAATGACAACATCTTCCTCGATCAATCCCACAACAAAACACCCTCGACACAGACTGGGATGCACATGCATTGTTTGTATTCAGCCTCCCAGTGGAACGGGGCCCAAACACAAATCTTCTTGCACCTGCAGTGTTTGTATTACTGTCAAACGTAGATTCAAGACGCTTATGACACGGCGTAGAAAAGAAACAGACAATGCAATCAAAAAGTACAATTCTTTAAATGAGCAGAAAGATGCCCTCAGTTTTGAGAGAAAGGAATCTGACGTGCAGTCTGATTTTGTGAATGAATTCATATGGGATACTCCAGTTTCAGTATGCAAGAAGGGGATTACAAATATTCATGATTATCCAGGAAATGAAGTTGAATTGCCTTCAGATCTGAACTTACATGCTTCCTGCAAGGACAGTGAAAGTGTGAAAGAAGATTATTTACTCAGTAAAGGGCGAATTGATTTGAATAGTCAACCAGGCAGTGAGGAGGAAGAATCACTTGAAATTGGTCTGGTAAAAACAGTGGGGCTTATCGATAATGTCTCTTTGCCTCTTGAAATGTGCATCAAGCAACATGAACTTCCAAGTTTAATATACCCTCCACAGATAAGTAATACATTGGGATTTCAACAAAGTTCAAGTGAAGGAAGACTTGAGGAAACTTCCAGGGTTCACAATGAAGATCATATCACGAAAGAAGAGTTCATTTCAAACAGAACTAAAACTGATTCCATATAAATCTCCATCTAGATAAATTTACAAGATTCACCTCCATTTGTAGAATGCATGTCATGTGTGTGCAACTAAACAGGGAGGCTCCACTTTTGGGTTTCACAAAATCTGGTAACAACAATATCGTACAGAATAAGAGTTTGTAAGATAATACTTTGTTACTGTGGGTTCACAATCAGGTCCCTGAGACCGCTATTTTTCTTTAGGATGGCTACTGTATAGGATGGTAACTTTTGATGTTCATGCAAGGGATGATTGACAATCATCTGACCTGGACATTCTGTTATCTTCAGCCACATCCATGAAAAATGAGCTGCTGGATTACATCCTTTTTTAACTGCAACATGCCTTTAGTTTTGCTGCTTTTAATTTCCTTTGGCATAGTTGAAACTCTCGCTGGAACTTGTTTCTAGTATACTGAAGCACCGGGTTATCCTAAAGCTCCAGATAATATGCATTTTACATTTTAGGATGTACAGTTTTGAACTACATTTCTAAAGATGTCATCCAAAAGGAATTTATTGGGTTCTTTCCCAGAACTTATTTTCTTGCTTTGCTTTTTCTTTTTGGCGGGCTTGATTGACTACTTGTGAGCCATGTTTTGGAAGATAAAAACTTGAATTTACGGCAGTTCAAGGCCCTATTATTTTCTAGCCGTGCTTCATTTATGCAGCTCATGTCCTATCAATGTTGTCTGATTCCAAATGAAAAATAATGCTTTTGCAGTGTTAAAGGATTAGttgatatttcatttcaatttcaaactCCTTTTAATGTTGGATCTTGACTAGGAGGCTAGCAATTTTGTTAATCCTTGCTTCTTCAAATAACTTGTGCATGCTGTGAATTTTCAAGCTGTTGTCATACTAGATGTGAATATCTTCATAAGCTGTGTATTCCATGATAACGTGTCATTCTGTTTCCCCTGCTCCATTACTACAAAATATGCAAATTCTTTTCTCCCAGACTTCCTTAGGTACAGCCCATCTACCAATTTCACAGCAAAGGTGATGTGatgtaaaaaaaaaaagttgtgtgTTGCAATCCTCACTTGTTCAGTTAATAGCCTTGCTTTTCCTTTAATAACTGTCccttaatattttttttcaaattgggTTAAAATTTCTCTCCTGTTGGAGATATGAAAATAGTCACTTGCTAAACTTTTCTCTGTCAAAATTTCCTTGTGAGTTAACCGTCTACTCCCCTACTCCCTGCATAACTTgtaatttcattttttttcttggGATCCGTGTAAATGCTATGTACTTAATGGAGCGAGAAAGAAATATTTGTTAAGAAATTAGAATATCATTTTGTTCAAACGCATATTACAGGACGTAGGCTTCGAAGGCTGGCATTAAATAGTTGGTGGCTGAGTGACTTTTTCACATAACATGATGAAAGCAGTTCCTAAAATAATCGCGTTTCATTTATGGGGCATTGATACGGTATggtgaaaatgaattgaattcAATTGCCCAGAAAATGGAAAGAACTTGGGGAACTATGAAGCTAAAAAGTGATCCAATATTTGTAAAAATGTTGAATAATTGATTTCATGAATGAGTTAAAAGGAGTTTTATAATGAATAATTTATAAGTCAAACTGATTGAATTTGTTTTAAATGAACTGATAAGTTGAGTGGatttaattttggaaaaaaaattatggtgTGTTTGTTGAAGTTTAGTATTGAGATGGGTGATCTTTTCAGACGTCTGATGTTTTGTGTATCGACATTATTGGATACAATGAATCTTAAATTCATGTGGGTTAATAAATTTGTTCCAAAAACTACCAATTATCATTATGCCCCTCAAAGGCCTTTGCTCTGGTTTTAAAAATctcctaatttttttttattttggaccATGTCaaattgaaaaacatttttttACTCTTCTACTTTTTTCTATTAAATATCATGTAActgaattatatttatattttcaatttgcCAAGTCAATCTATGTCCTAAGAAATGCTCCTAAAGTTGTAGTAACATTTGCAAACTTGATTGAAATACAAATGTAAGACCCTAGATAGAGCTAATGTTGTTGAGCTGAGTGATACAAGCTCTTCTTTACTATAGTTCATGGCTCCATATCCACTTTTGTAGGCATTTGATTAATGTCTATTTCTGTATGTGATTATAATTAGCTTGTAATTGATAGGTTTATTATATCTTTAGAGTTGATTTATCAAAAGGGTGTATAACAAAAAGCTTTAAATCCCTAAAAAATCTTTATATTTCATAGTTTTTCAATTGATTAAGAACCAAATTTGAaatcttaataaaaaaataattcattGAATTTGAGCCAACTCCAAATGTTGTAACTATGATTTAAACTTGATCATAAGAAAACTCTAAAAAAATTCCACaacaaaaaatattccaaaaaaatttaataataagaaATTTTTATAACAATCTACCTTCTTTAGACTCTTCGAACCATTACATCATGTAAGTATTTTCAAAAGAAGTTGCAAACACAGCGCCTTCACCTTCCATTACGCTTGACAAATAATCAAAGGAAGGTTTTACCACAACCTCATGCTTTCaaacattaaataaattatttaatactcTTATTTGAAACTTTATTCATGTCTTTTGTTTTGGCCTTTTCCATTCTTCTATTTTTAGGATTCATTGCATATTTTtcttcatttattaatttaattatttttattattttgatttattttgtggacatatttttttttattttttgaatttcttttttaaTATGATAAAATATGAATAAGAAATTAATagaaaattttataatttttagttttcatttgtataattttttttttattcattatttataagaagaaaattttattttatttattgttcaTGCAAATGAACTTAATTTAAGTCTAAAAGCTTAAAATTatagttaaattaattaaagatgatataaaataatagaaataaatgaaaacatgactaaacactAAATTTAAGAAAAATGTCACTATATAGATATCAAAAATCCATGATAAGAAAACTTTTTCCTGCCTCTACCACAAACTCAGACACCAAAGCAACAAAACACAACAGAGACTCTCTGCTTCTAAATTGACATCAGATTGCAACAATGAAACATGACTAAATTCACATTAAACTGCAAACATAAAATAACAACTTTCACAACATCTTGAGTTCATTGGCTCTTGTCCTCCCTCAACCATACTGATTCTTTAACTCCATCTACTCTTCAAAGCCCACTCTCTTCTCTGCTATTTTCATCACTCTTCTTTTCTTTCATCGCATTACTCTTATGCAGTGCAACCCACACAATACCGCTCCTCTGTTCAACTATTGCGCAGGCCTCTACTCTCTTCTTTTGGACCGATGCCAATAACTTATCTCTTCACCGCAAATCCCTACCTATTCACCATCGATTCCTTTCCATATTTTGCAATCAATTCATATTTACCATAATGTGTCTTTTCAATTTTCATTGGTTAATCTATGATTGGATCGGTGAAATGTCTTTTTGTATTCTATCGATCCTATCGACGTCCCTTCATTTCTCCTATGGACCGATTATCTGGTTCTCACCCACGTTTTAAACTACACTATGATTCCATCGCTTCTTCTGCGCAACAAATCCACCTCAGGCCACTTTGATTCTCCATAGAGTGATTGACGGTGAGCATGTTACTA is part of the Cryptomeria japonica chromosome 10, Sugi_1.0, whole genome shotgun sequence genome and harbors:
- the LOC131060799 gene encoding B3 domain-containing protein Os07g0563300 isoform X3, whose amino-acid sequence is MHPLCYEEWQPYLVNLSQLKSEEKIIVGFKKASNSNAQEGQPSKIGNGASPSRFSDGGVNDMSANTDVSGSLYHPGKRKSDSLKEELISQFNDSDTDHRWYKNDGARCKSKERKVFQSTLPGDKMHSHNLGIKNKRLRIDSEDALELKVTWEEAQDLFCPPLTAVPSVVIIEGHEFEEYEEPPIFGKRTTFHKKRSRVPLSGSCEVSFEDLDKLPEQNIGKKRKKVSQSHADIGDSSGLDASTNAATLGEKMTTSSSINPTTKHPRHRLGCTCIVCIQPPSGTGPKHKSSCTCSVCITVKRRFKTLMTRRRKETDNAIKKYNSLNEQKDALSFERKESDVQSDFVNEFIWDTPVSVCKKGITNIHDYPGNEVELPSDLNLHASCKDSESVKEDYLLSKGRIDLNSQPGSEEEESLEIGLVKTVGLIDNVSLPLEMCIKQHELPSLIYPPQISNTLGFQQSSSEGRLEETSRVHNEDHITKEEFISNRTKTDSI
- the LOC131060799 gene encoding B3 domain-containing protein Os07g0563300 isoform X2 is translated as MWCHIEWQVEKRMGSPFGTIRRSLRFLRPVHCGCISSINLFMHLDVGGIECILCAMKSGSHILEGQPSKIGNGASPSRFSDGGVNDMSANTDVSGSLYHPGKRKSDSLKEELISQFNDSDTDHRWYKNDGARCKSKERKVFQSTLPGDKMHSHNLGIKNKRLRIDSEDALELKVTWEEAQDLFCPPLTAVPSVVIIEGHEFEEYEEPPIFGKRTTFHKKRSRVPLSGSCEVSFEDLDKLPEQNIGKKRKKVSQSHADIGDSSGLDASTNAATLGEKMTTSSSINPTTKHPRHRLGCTCIVCIQPPSGTGPKHKSSCTCSVCITVKRRFKTLMTRRRKETDNAIKKYNSLNEQKDALSFERKESDVQSDFVNEFIWDTPVSVCKKGITNIHDYPGNEVELPSDLNLHASCKDSESVKEDYLLSKGRIDLNSQPGSEEEESLEIGLVKTVGLIDNVSLPLEMCIKQHELPSLIYPPQISNTLGFQQSSSEGRLEETSRVHNEDHITKEEFISNRTKTDSI
- the LOC131060799 gene encoding B3 domain-containing protein Os07g0563300 isoform X1, translated to MAATKVCYNTKCGATSSGKWRSGWVLRSGQFADLCDSCGSAFEQMRFCEIFHLDDAGWRTCKMCEKPVHCGCISSINLFMHLDVGGIECILCAMKSGSHILEGQPSKIGNGASPSRFSDGGVNDMSANTDVSGSLYHPGKRKSDSLKEELISQFNDSDTDHRWYKNDGARCKSKERKVFQSTLPGDKMHSHNLGIKNKRLRIDSEDALELKVTWEEAQDLFCPPLTAVPSVVIIEGHEFEEYEEPPIFGKRTTFHKKRSRVPLSGSCEVSFEDLDKLPEQNIGKKRKKVSQSHADIGDSSGLDASTNAATLGEKMTTSSSINPTTKHPRHRLGCTCIVCIQPPSGTGPKHKSSCTCSVCITVKRRFKTLMTRRRKETDNAIKKYNSLNEQKDALSFERKESDVQSDFVNEFIWDTPVSVCKKGITNIHDYPGNEVELPSDLNLHASCKDSESVKEDYLLSKGRIDLNSQPGSEEEESLEIGLVKTVGLIDNVSLPLEMCIKQHELPSLIYPPQISNTLGFQQSSSEGRLEETSRVHNEDHITKEEFISNRTKTDSI